Proteins from a genomic interval of Drosophila willistoni isolate 14030-0811.24 chromosome 2L unlocalized genomic scaffold, UCI_dwil_1.1 Seg139, whole genome shotgun sequence:
- the LOC6638417 gene encoding Usher syndrome type-1G protein homolog, whose protein sequence is MSTDRFHKAAKDGLLDVLAAATRKDTNAKDNDSMTPVMWAAFEGRLDALRLLCGRGGDPDKCDQFGNTALHLASAKGHLHCVDFLVKFGVNIYALDIDKHSAKDLAAINGQDEILRYLDVATANFEASERKKSKALKEMAEKSCEKRVREYMKRQQQPDYVEVPSYATSSKSSNMLSTLKQKIWSSQGNLNKTPRQEHSPLAQSGTKFSDLVGSGSSSSGGSTLASRVGTVQKKQQHSSSCPHARDQHETDGGFKVRELEPDGKRTITSLTGLQRDSEVLYVGTFSSTEESVIGKRGKITDVFEVEANNSDEPLDRSASRLALSRSFSQPDILGDGQLSEDLLLQRPVGLFDRPTMLGSIAFRRSVTAALSQLQVNTDTSSSTSTMRQAQNKGHNNNNNNKPKGRLYLNLSDDTDSEGGGHDMYSDEDDEDDQETAGSALQRFLAVWALEEYLPVFQKQEIDLETLMLLTEADLKSLSLPLGPFRKLTFAIQERRNALANPGPLVDSRL, encoded by the exons ATGTCAACAGATCGATTTCACAA AGCGGCCAAAGATGGTCTTTTGGATGTATTGGCAGCAGCCACACGGAAGGATACAAATGCCAAGGATAATGATTCCATGACTCCCGTAATGTGGGCAGCTTTTGAGGGACGTTTAGATGCTTTACGTTTACTTTGCGGTAGAGG TGGTGACCCCGATAAATGCGATCAATTTGGTAATACAGCCTTGCACTTGGCCTCTGCCAAGGGTCATTTGCATTGTGTTGACTTTTTGGTCAAATTTGGTGTAAATATCTATGCCCTGGATATCGATAAGCATAGTGCCAAGGATTTGGCAGCCATTAATGGACAAGATGAGATCTTGCGTTACTTAGATGTGGCCACAGCCAATTTTGAAGCCAGCGAAAG AAAAAAGTCCAAAGCCCTTAAAGAGATGGCCGAAAAGAGCTGCGAGAAACGGGTTAGAGAGTACATGAAACGTCAGCAGCAGCCCGATTATGTTGAAGTTCCATCTTATGCCACCAGCAGCAAATCCAGCAATATGTTGTCCACTTTAAAACAGAAGATCTGGTCCAGTCAGGGCAATCTGAATAAGACACCGCGTCAGGAGCACAGTCCGTTGGCGCAAAGTGGCACGAAATTCAGTGATTTGGTTGGCAGTGGCAGCAGTAGTAGCGGTGGCTCCACCTTAGCCAGTCGTGTGGGAACTGtacaaaagaaacaacaacactCCAGCTCGTGTCCCCATGCCCGTGATCAGCATGAGACAGATGGCGGCTTTAAAGTGCGTGAATTGGAGCCGGATGGCAAGCGTACAATAACTTCATTGACGGGTCTACAACGTGACTCCGAGGTTCTATATGTGGGCACATTTAGTTCCACTGAGGAGAGTGTGATCGGGAAACGTGGCAAAATCACCGATGTCTTCGAAGTGGAGGCAAATAATAGTGATGAACCCTTAGATCGTAGTGCTAGTAGATTAGCCCTATCGCGTTCCTTCTCCCAGCCCGATATTCTTGGTGATGGTCAGCTAAGTGAAGATCTATTGCTACAAAGACCAGTGGGTCTCTTTGATAGACCCACCATGTTGGGTAGCATTGCCTTTAGACGTTCAGTGACTGCTGCTTTGAGTCAACTGCAAGTTAACACGGATACAAGTTCATCCACATCGACAATGCGTCAGGCCCAAAACAAAGgacacaacaacaataataataacaagcCCAAGGGACGTTTGTATTTGAATCTTTCCGATGATACAGACTCAGAGGGCGGTGGACATGATATGTATAGCGATGaggatgatgaagatgatcaGGAAACAGCTGGCAGTGCTCTCCAACGTTTCTTGGCTGTGTGGGCTCTAGAAGAATACCTGCCAGT TTTTCAGAAACAAGAGATTGATCTGGAGACTCTTATGCTGTTGACAGAGGCGGATCTAAAGTCTTTGAGCCTTCCTCTGGGTCCTTTTCGTAAACTTACCTTTGCTATACAAGAGCGTCGAAATGCTCTGGCTAATCCTGGTCCCTTGGTCGATAGCCGTTTgtaa